actttaattcttgtagTAATCTTGCATCAAGCTATTCATCAACAAATTCTAAAAAGTATGTCTGTTTGTATCCTTTTCTTCTTATTTCTTTACTTGTGGCATGGTTAGTTATTCAGTTATCACTTCAGATTTATAAAAGAGAATTGCACTGATTTCATTCCTTTTGATAGCATAAAATCATGCTTACAGAGAAACTTACCATGTTCTAGTGAAGCTAGAAGTGAGTATCATAAGTTGAtaatatattttttgttttttaactGTCAAGTTCATGAAGATATCCAAGCAGAAGCAATGTTCATTAATTTTTGTGCTTCTCACAGATTACAATTTTTTTATAAACTGCGGTGGTGGTAAGGTGATTATTGATGGCAATGAGTATGAAGATGACACAATAGACTTGGGTGCGTCCAACTATTTTCCTTCTGATAACGGGAAATGGGCTTATAGCTCCACAGGAGATTTTATTGACAATGAGAGACCACATTACATAGTTGCAAATAAAACATCATTAAATATACCAGAGTTGTACATGACTGCTAGGCTTAGTCCACTTTCTCTTAAGTACTATGCTTTTTGCATGTACAAAGGGAAGTATACCATTGGTCTGCATTTTGCGGAGATAGAGTTTACTGATGATGAAACATATAGCAGCAATGGGAGGCGCATGTTTGACGTGTCAATCCAGGTGACTTGTTTAATCATATCTCCAGTTAATTTAGAATCTCTCATCACTAGTTCATACTTCAAATTTTCTCTTTCCAACCATGTCTTCTTACTTTTTCATTGTCAATTTTAAGTGAAGATATAACAATTATGTCAATTCACAGGGTGTAAAAGTTCTGCAAGACTTTGATATAGCCAAGGAAGCTAATGGGACTGGCAGGGAAATAATTAAATACATTACTGTAATAATAGATGGAACTTTGGAAATTCATTTCTATTGGGCTGGGAAAGGCACAAACTCTGTTCCAAATAGAGGTGTATATGGGCCTCTTATATCAGCAATTTCTGTTACGCCAGGTAAGTCTCTGGAGGTTTGTTCTTATTATTCTTCATTGTATGAAAGTCAATGCTCTAATCTTTGTTTCTTTTTAAGATTTCAAGATTCCTACAAATCATAAGAAGCTAACTGTTGGAACTATTCTGGCCATTGTTGCTAGTGCTTGTCTGGTGTTTCTACTGAGTTTGTGCCTTATCCTCTGGTATTTCTGGAGGAGAGATTCCAAGAATGATGGTAAGGAAAAAGATTCTGGAGTACTTTCTTTCTGCTTTCTGTAAATGTTCGTATCTGCCCCAGGAGGGGAAATTACTTGGTCTTTAATCACTACCTATGTCTTGTTTTTGAATGATTCCATCACCCATGTGGTTGGTAGAGATCTAATATGGTTTTTCTTATGAAATGTTGTAGCGTTGTAGTAGATGCAGTTGGAAAATATTTCCTATTTTCTGAAACCATTGACCTTTATTTGACAGTGTAGTTGTAACTTTATCTCTGTGCATTCATATTCCACTTGTAACTATGGTTTCGGTTGAAGTAGATGCTTAGCTGATTTACTATattaaaggaaatattttaacttcAAGCTCCTAAGTTATCTATTCAGAACATTGGCATGATACTTGCAGAGCTCAAAGGAATGGAACTGCAAACTTGGCAATTCAGTTTAAAGTGTATCAAAGCTGCCACCAGAAATTTTGATCTGTCAAATAAGATAGGTGAAGGAGGATTTGGTCCAGTTTACAAGGTAAAATATGCATTGGAAAAGTTTTAGCTTTGGCAGCTTCATTATACTACCTTTTTGCTCCATTTCTCAGGGTTTATTACCAGATGGTTTGGCAATTGCTGTCAAGCAACTTTCTTCAAAGTCTAAACAAGGGAATCGTGAATTCCTTAATGAAATAGGTGTTATATCTGCCTTGCATCACCCAAATCTCGTGAAGCTCTATGGATGTTGTACTGAAGGAAACCAGTTATTGCTTATTTACGAGTATATGGAAAATAATAGTCTTGCTAGAGCTCTGCTTGGTTAGTGCTTCTCTGTCCCTATTTCCTACTACAAGAACTTAAAAAGTTACCAGTGTCTTTTATTCTCTTTTTTCCCCTCTTTCTTTCTAGATATGCTATACAAGTTTATGTTAGTTGTCTTATTCTAGGTCCTGAAAAATATAGATTGAAATTGGACTGGAAAATCAGGCAGAAGATTTGCCTAGGAATAGCAAGAGGTTTAGCATATCTTCATGAGGAATCAAGGTTGAAGATTGTTCACCGAGACATCAAGACAACAAATATTTTGCTTGACAAGGATCTCAATGCAAAAATCGCAGATTTTGGCTTGGCAAAACTTGATGAACAAGAAAATACCCACATTAGCACTAGAGTAGCTGGCACTTAGTAAGTATCTCCTTACTGTTTCATAACCATGTCGTAATTCTTTTCCAGTATATAAACAGCTTAATGATTGATTTTGGTGGTCCAACTGTCCTGTTTTCACTATTTGACCGAGAAACAAAGGAGGCATATTGTAAATTTGTACCATCAGCTTCATAATGTCCCTGtattcttcttctctccttttacTTTATTTAGAGTAGCAGGCTCTAAGGATGGATACCCCAATCTGAGAAGActatgcccccaagaggagcatTGCTAATTTGGAAATTGATTGTAACTTACATTATTTAAGCTTAAACCTGCAAAGGACTAGGACAATTTGAGGTAATAAAGTCTTTTCAACTTACATAAATTTGATGTGTTGTTGAGTCAAAACCATTTTGTACAATCTGGATCAAGATTTTCTGACTGATGTGAAATCCAAGGCCGTAGGAGTCCATATACTCAGATTTAATCAATGTTTGTGAGAAATATAATGCATTgtcaataaacaaacaaaactataAGATCCTCGACAGTACTGACAAAATGCAGCATGGGCACAACAATTGCAAAAATTTGGGATTACAATGCCTTACATTGACGTTGGTGAGAATCTCTGAATTCAGAGTCTTTGATTGACTTGATCTGATCTTAAAAAGAGTTGTATCCTTCTTAACTCCCCCAAACTGAAGCCATTGCAGGATACTGAAGTTTGTGAAGATGAAGTGACGAATTCTGTTGGATTATGATAAAATAAAGATAGATTAGGATTCAATATTCAACTATCATGacaaggagttgatattggaAGAGAAACTAAGCAAATAAATCCTATTTATCAATGTCTGTTTACTATATATTCTAACAAACTACAATACATTATCCAAAATAGAACAAAGGACATACCTTTAGCTGGTATTCTAGATGATACTGCTTGCTTTATTAACTTATAAACAATGAATTTGTTCATGCAGCGGATACATGGCTCCTGAATATGCGATGAGAGGTTACTTGACTGACAAAGCTGATGTTTACAGCTTTGGAGTTGTAACACTGGAAGTTATCAGTGGAAAGAGCAACACAAAGTATAGGCCAGAAGAAGATTGTGTCTATCTTCTTGACTGGGTGAGTATAAGAACTCTTAAGATATGTTGTCTAATTATCTGTAATGACATCTGAAACGTGCTGGTGCAACTTTTAAAATGCATTTCGACCAGTGATTTAATTTGTAAAGCCACTATCATATGATATGCCCACACCTATGGTTCAACTTGTCAAGGCATTAGCATCTGAAACTATTTCTCAACTTTTCTTCTCTGAACTTGTGATACGTAATTCTGCCATCATTAAGCAATTCATAATGACCCAAGACAGTGTATTAGTAGAGCATGTAATAAAGCATGCCGGGTAAGATTGTTTTAGCAATGACATTCTTCCATTCAAAGAAAATGGGTTATCCACTGAAACAAGAAAAATGGATCTTAATTTGTTCACACATTTTGCGGCACAAAGCAACTAGTTTTTTTTCTTCAGCTTTCTTATGCTTATTTTGATTTTGGCAGTGAGAATTTATTATTAGAGAATCAATTGTCTAGAACAGAATACTTTCACTCTGCATTCTGTTGTTAGCACAAATTTTGCTTATGCTCCTATGCATTTATGTTATTGCAGTTCGAGGCAATTCAGTTCATACAATCTTTGAGCTAAGCCACTATATTTAACCAACGAACTAGTCTTTAATATTCGTGTAACCTCTTAAATTGCTTGATCATATGCTCTACTTCTAACCTCCTAACTGTTTCAACATGGCAGTTTTTGGTTCTAATAAACACTAACTGGTAAACTTTTTTATTTATGGAAAATAGGCTTATGTTTGCCATGAGAAGGGAAAGCTGCTTGAACTCGTTGATCCTGCTCTCGGTTCTAATTTCTCCAGGGATGAAGCCTTGCAGATGTTGAAGTTGGCTCTTCTTTGCACCAACATATCTCCCACTCTCAGGCCAAATATGACTTCAGTGGTCAGCATGCTT
This genomic stretch from Zingiber officinale cultivar Zhangliang chromosome 7A, Zo_v1.1, whole genome shotgun sequence harbors:
- the LOC122001127 gene encoding probable LRR receptor-like serine/threonine-protein kinase At1g53440 isoform X2 gives rise to the protein MITLEELVIEGNQLEGSIPAELGKLTNLRRLLANGNYLTGELPDSLGNLQNLTYFLIDGNPISGKIPRFIGNWTQLERLDMQGTFMEGPFPLSFSTLMNLKELRVSDLKGGIGTFPPLHNMKKMLKLVLRNLSISGELPEYIAEMSTLNTLDLSFNNLSGSIPASYEGLTRTLNKMYLTNNKFTGTIPSWILTSTRQFDISYNSFTGLPAPSVCQQGTVNLASSYSSTNSKNIKSCLQRNLPCSSEARNYNFFINCGGGKVIIDGNEYEDDTIDLGASNYFPSDNGKWAYSSTGDFIDNERPHYIVANKTSLNIPELYMTARLSPLSLKYYAFCMYKGKYTIGLHFAEIEFTDDETYSSNGRRMFDVSIQGVKVLQDFDIAKEANGTGREIIKYITVIIDGTLEIHFYWAGKGTNSVPNRGVYGPLISAISVTPDFKIPTNHKKLTVGTILAIVASACLVFLLSLCLILWYFWRRDSKNDELKGMELQTWQFSLKCIKAATRNFDLSNKIGEGGFGPVYKGLLPDGLAIAVKQLSSKSKQGNREFLNEIGVISALHHPNLVKLYGCCTEGNQLLLIYEYMENNSLARALLGPEKYRLKLDWKIRQKICLGIARGLAYLHEESRLKIVHRDIKTTNILLDKDLNAKIADFGLAKLDEQENTHISTRVAGTYGYMAPEYAMRGYLTDKADVYSFGVVTLEVISGKSNTKYRPEEDCVYLLDWAYVCHEKGKLLELVDPALGSNFSRDEALQMLKLALLCTNISPTLRPNMTSVVSMLEGKTPIELLTVQRSISDCADLRFKAFEKLADTNQAETNSSDWPWPDSSLSEQIDKGESALSS
- the LOC122001127 gene encoding probable LRR receptor-like serine/threonine-protein kinase At1g53440 isoform X1, yielding MICGSEGAATRLEMNETRSMHLLKHLPLALVLLLLFCLDLGCDAQRLPPEEVAALRVIGSKLKKEWDFSVDPCTGTNGWRVQPPSNMPHFANNVTCGNCNSTSNICHVTSIKLMSQDLTGILPEEFANLTFLTDIDLTWNYLNGTIPAAWASLPLVHLSLLGNRVSGTIPKELGGMITLEELVIEGNQLEGSIPAELGKLTNLRRLLANGNYLTGELPDSLGNLQNLTYFLIDGNPISGKIPRFIGNWTQLERLDMQGTFMEGPFPLSFSTLMNLKELRVSDLKGGIGTFPPLHNMKKMLKLVLRNLSISGELPEYIAEMSTLNTLDLSFNNLSGSIPASYEGLTRTLNKMYLTNNKFTGTIPSWILTSTRQFDISYNSFTGLPAPSVCQQGTVNLASSYSSTNSKNIKSCLQRNLPCSSEARNYNFFINCGGGKVIIDGNEYEDDTIDLGASNYFPSDNGKWAYSSTGDFIDNERPHYIVANKTSLNIPELYMTARLSPLSLKYYAFCMYKGKYTIGLHFAEIEFTDDETYSSNGRRMFDVSIQGVKVLQDFDIAKEANGTGREIIKYITVIIDGTLEIHFYWAGKGTNSVPNRGVYGPLISAISVTPDFKIPTNHKKLTVGTILAIVASACLVFLLSLCLILWYFWRRDSKNDELKGMELQTWQFSLKCIKAATRNFDLSNKIGEGGFGPVYKGLLPDGLAIAVKQLSSKSKQGNREFLNEIGVISALHHPNLVKLYGCCTEGNQLLLIYEYMENNSLARALLGPEKYRLKLDWKIRQKICLGIARGLAYLHEESRLKIVHRDIKTTNILLDKDLNAKIADFGLAKLDEQENTHISTRVAGTYGYMAPEYAMRGYLTDKADVYSFGVVTLEVISGKSNTKYRPEEDCVYLLDWAYVCHEKGKLLELVDPALGSNFSRDEALQMLKLALLCTNISPTLRPNMTSVVSMLEGKTPIELLTVQRSISDCADLRFKAFEKLADTNQAETNSSDWPWPDSSLSEQIDKGESALSS